The Clostridia bacterium genome window below encodes:
- a CDS encoding DUF503 domain-containing protein — protein MVVGILQVELHIAQSFSLKDKRRVLQGTIERIRRRFNVSVAEIDHQDVWQRALLAIVTVSNQSAYTDRSLRSVLRYLESQRDLEVVECHTELI, from the coding sequence ATGGTGGTAGGCATACTGCAGGTGGAGCTCCATATTGCCCAATCCTTTTCCCTCAAAGATAAGAGGCGGGTTTTGCAGGGCACCATCGAAAGGATAAGAAGACGCTTCAATGTCTCCGTTGCTGAAATCGATCATCAGGATGTTTGGCAGCGGGCTTTGTTGGCCATCGTTACCGTCAGCAACCAATCCGCCTATACCGATCGCTCCCTACGCTCTGTACTCCGGTATTTGGAGAGCCAAAGGGACTTGGAAGTGGTAGAGTGCCACACGGAATTAATTTAA